A single genomic interval of Terriglobus albidus harbors:
- a CDS encoding formylglycine-generating enzyme family protein: protein MSCIIPQPSKATDGEAPVSKKGCCAPSADARPGVVEEHSGLLSGADPRDRMIEMQGGTFLMGTDYAEAFPDDGEGPIREVTLDPFWIDRYPVTNELFSQFVEATAYRTEAERFGWSFVFWAHIPKERFYELVVDTVAAAPWWCKVPGANWRNPEGPGSAIKSRGNHPVVHVSWNDALSFCEWSGQRLPTEAEWEYAARGGLIQKLYPWGDKLRPDGEHRCNIWQGEFPRHDTGDDGYTGTCPVDAFPPNGYGLYSATGNTWEWCADWFSTDFHLTGSRINPTGPESGENKVMKGGSFLCHKSYCNRYRVAARSSNTPDSSTSHMSFRCARYI from the coding sequence TGGTGGAAGAGCACTCTGGTCTCCTCTCTGGCGCCGATCCCCGAGACCGCATGATCGAGATGCAGGGGGGAACCTTCCTGATGGGAACCGATTATGCCGAAGCCTTTCCGGACGACGGCGAAGGCCCGATCCGTGAAGTGACCCTCGATCCATTCTGGATTGACCGGTATCCGGTGACCAACGAGCTGTTCTCTCAGTTCGTCGAAGCGACGGCATATCGAACCGAGGCGGAACGCTTCGGATGGTCTTTCGTCTTCTGGGCTCACATCCCCAAAGAACGGTTTTACGAGCTTGTGGTCGATACCGTTGCCGCGGCTCCGTGGTGGTGCAAGGTTCCCGGCGCGAATTGGCGAAACCCGGAAGGACCGGGCTCCGCAATCAAGAGCAGAGGCAATCACCCTGTTGTCCATGTCTCCTGGAATGACGCTTTGAGCTTTTGCGAATGGTCAGGACAACGGCTGCCGACGGAAGCCGAATGGGAGTACGCCGCCCGTGGCGGCCTGATACAGAAGCTCTATCCCTGGGGCGATAAGCTCCGGCCCGATGGAGAGCACCGCTGCAATATCTGGCAGGGAGAGTTCCCTCGTCATGACACGGGAGACGATGGATATACGGGAACATGCCCGGTAGACGCATTCCCGCCCAATGGATACGGTCTCTACTCAGCAACAGGCAATACCTGGGAGTGGTGCGCCGACTGGTTCAGCACTGACTTTCACCTCACCGGCAGCCGCATCAATCCGACCGGACCCGAAAGCGGCGAGAACAAGGTGATGAAGGGCGGATCCTTCCTCTGCCACAAGTCCTATTGCAACCGCTACCGTGTAGCCGCACGCAGCTCGAATACGCCAGACAGCTCCACCTCACATATGAGCTTCCGCTGTGCCCGGTATATCTAG